ACGTAAAATTGTCTATGGTGTCTTGTCTACGTATCATTTAGTATTTATAGGTCGACTGTTTGATATGGATTTTTAAGACTCAAGTCGATAGAAAATGTTATTACTATTTAGGTTAAACATTTTCTATCGTCGCGTTTTTGGTTGCTTCTCAGACATAAGCCGATGGAGCTTATGGTTCAATttacttctttttcttctcaaTTTCGCACAGGTTTTtgcattaatatatttctttcctttcgagtgtattattgctaacactggtgtcagatttcattcaagtcacctaaaggcatctgacatgacttttgaTTACTACCTACCCACATCTAGAGGAAACAAGTAGCATACACACTACTTattgaacttaaactgtcaaccagtgtgcaggttcctCACgccgttttccttcaccggatgcAAGTGGTGGTTAATGAAAACACTAcacatacatgagtcagattgatatacaaactcatgatGCACGAGTAgtatttgaacctgggacttttcaaTGTCGGGCGGATGGTATTAACCTTTTgatcaccaccgcttcatattTGTGGCACTTTGGGTGCCTTTGCACTTTCAATTCTAACATGAACTATTAGTTTAGTTACTGAAgcaaaaaacttaatttatttcaaaagaacTTAGGTATTAGTTTACTTACTATGCATATTTGTTAGTCATTATGCGTAAACAACAATCGATAAACATGTTCATACTTGTACAACAACGCCGATGGCCTTTCAGTAAACAAATTATCAAAACAAACGCGCGCTTGCGTCGAGACGTCGCCACAATGGCGCGAGATTGACAGTTGACAGCTTTTTAGGCGGGAAAAGAGTGACACGCCGCTCGTTAAGCGCCATGTtggttttttactttttttagcATTGTCTATGACGCTAGCGAAGGCGTAGGTCGTGAaagtcaatttttttgttgcttGGTTTAAATCGATTTTGTACGTgcaagtatttaatttattttttgcttattagcttttacaatacaatatgcTTATGTCTACATAGTGTAATTGTTGTTTTAACGACGCGAAGAATCAAGAGTGATCAATATACATCCCGAATCATcgttatacaaaaaatatagaccTCGTATATTCATATTGTATGAGTTTCATTAATTCCTGTTTTATACAACATGaatgttgtataaaattttttcaAGAATGTCATTATTGATTTAGTAAGTATTCGTTTCAGATGTTACCAATAAAACgataaatatacaacaaaatatgaGAATCGAGCTGACGTGTGACTTGACTAACTAATTAAATAGCTTCGCCACGAGTCTCCACTTCCTTGGGAATACCGGGATATAAAATATCGTATGTGCTATTTCAAGATATATTCTAACCACGcacaaaatttcatctaaaacCGTATATTTTGCGAgattgagtaacaaatatcCTGACTCACAtgcaaactttcgcatttataaaaatactagatgCCCGTCCAGCCTTCGCTCGGAcgaaccataataaattatatactaaaatctgcctcaggaatcacacactatctattagtgaaaaccatacaaaaatccgtcaggtactttttgagtttatcgcaatcatacagacagaaagacgcgACACggggacttatttttatacatgtaaGTTCTACGCAGGAAAAATTAAGCAAACCATGGTTCTTGTACATATTCTATTGTTGACAATGAACACTCATTGTCTTTACCATAGACAAAGAACGTTTTCATCTAACACCAGAAGCCAAGACCAAGATTCGGATGAAAAAAAGACAATACACTATTACCATAAGTGCAAGTGTCAAAGTgacacttttgtttttttaaaaatcgttGACGTCGACACCAAAGGTTAAGTTAGCGCATGAATTAGTATAGTTAAAGTGTCTCCCCTTTTAATCTGAACattttctcggtttcttccttccattgagcgtcggagcccgcttttctactttttatttaaaagaccAAGTTGTATCTCATGAACCGTGATAGTTAGACAATTGTCATTTTTAcgttatattgtttattattcatttatgttatattatttattattcatacgATAAACTTGTTTTGCTCGTGTTTGCTCGACATTTATATCGGCAATAGGTAGCcttgaaatattcatagaatatttagttattatattcacgttaaaaataaaaaaataattaaaataaaacagacatTTAAGGGGGCTCCCATGGAAtgacacatagggtacttcttatcccgaaatcctcacgggagcgaagccccgggacgcagctagtctATTCTAAAAcgcatattaaatttcattaatttctgACCGAGttattctttaataaaaaagttttatagtttcatagttattattatattcttatgaAGTATAACAATATTGTCACAGGCAGGATTTTTTATAGGTTATTTAGATCAAGAAACTTAACACcagtattatacaaaattttgtgacgtttatctattaaatgtacaatataattacttacttgTATAATAAgttacttatttctattaattctTATACTGttacttgtattttatttatttataagtgcTTATATCTGTTATATGAACAAAATACTTAATgcgatcaaaataaaatcacattgtAAACGCTCTCtcaattgaaaaaatagttactatagtatttttaccaatttaaaactacaaaatatttgtgttgtatattttctaaactGCAAATGTCAAATACTTAGGACATTGAAAATGAAgttcataataaaagttaaacatTCATAAGGTATctatttaagtatgtatttctaagtgaatttattaaataaaacaaagcttTCAGAAATCCAGTGAAATGAAAAGACAATTcgaaaaattcaattaaaaaaaaaacacaaattaattgTTCAAAATGGCTACCCGGTGATTCCAAAAACGAGTTCCGCGAATAATTGACTCTGCAAAATGTAGCGCGCTAATCAAGTCATGATTCAGAACGCATCTACGACTTAATTACCTAAAAAATATGAGTTAACGAAACGCCAACTGGATAATTCATCAATACTGcctatcaatataataattctgtCAAAACTATAATTGAAATTCCATACAGAAAGCACGCCGCAATATTATTGATACATTATGAGACCGCGACAGAGCTGTACCAGCAATTTACAAGTGAATTACAAATCTCTACCCAGCACACTAAATACACAATCAGGTTAAATCAATTGTGATTGTCTATCACCCTCTTTTATACTGAATTTGCTGGTGTAAAACAGAGATAGAAGAAAGACTATGGCGCTGTTTGCGTCGCAAAGCGCTTACGGGTTGACGCCTACAAAAACCCAGGGGTAGGGGAAAAGCTCGCGAGAGGCGTGTCCcataattgaaatttgaacGCAGTCGGCCGCTCGCCGTCGTCGTGATCACATCACGCGGTGACGTCTCATTTACTAGTGTTATCGATTAAGACATGTCAATCAATTAATGTGAAGACTTTTATCGTGGCCAAGTGTTTTGAACTGAAGTGAGAATGGCGTTCGAAGACCGCTGCAGCCCTAACCAGGCGAACAGTCCTGGCCCGATCTCCGGAAGAGTGCCGGGACCACATGGAGATAATCGAAACTACAGCCCACCAAGTCAGTATACCTGTACAACCATAGACCAGAGATTTGAAAGGAGTTCGCCGAATATGACTATAGTTAAAGTACAGCCTAATTCACCACCGCCGAGTCCCGAACAGAATGCAAATGAAATGGATTATCAGAACTATTACAGACCAGAAACACCTGATGTAAAACCACAAATAGACGAAAGATTTGACGCAGATAAGTTAAGGAACCAACGAGCAGCGCCGACGGCACAAATAGGTTTTTCAATTAGCAACATCCTACACCCAGAATTCGGTCTGAATGcaataagaaaaacaaacaaaatcgaaGGACCTAAACCCGTCGGCCCTAACCACAGCATATTGTACAAACCGTACGATTTATCGAAACAGCAAAACGAATATCAGAAATATAGTTTCGATTATTTGAAATCGAAAGAGCCTAGTGATTTTAGTCGATTGCCGCCTCTAGGTGGATTGAGACAGACAGTTTCTCAAATTGGTGaacaaaaagaaaaggaaGTTCCGAAGATTGTGGAGGCACAGAAAAGACCTGACTCAGCCAGTTCTATGGTGTCCTCGACGTCCAGTGGGGCTCCTTCGACGTGTGGGAGCACAGATACTAATAGCCAAATGTCCCAAGGGAATGCGAATCTGTGGCCGGCTTGGGTCTACTGTACGAGATATAGCGACAGGCCTAGTTCTGGTAAGTGTTACATTTGTATTCCATTCATacgaatttaaaaacaattttgttcttGTTTGTGGAGTCTTTCCATTTCCATCTTCAGCTATCGCACCTCTCTGTATTTCACCTCTCTGTACGCTTTTCTCTTGTTCCCTCCTTTATCTGGTCTATATAAGCTGTTATTGGCTTTCCTTGAATTAATTCAACCATATTTTACTTAGATTTAACACCTTTTTCTTATTTGAGTTTGTTTCCTGTTTCTTACTTTCCTATGACGACAAAGGCTTTCCTTTGTTTCCTTCTTCTCTTTACCATtccattttaaagttattaagaATTAGCTGTGACCTCTTTGGGacatcaaccctctttgggaattctTTTGCTATATCCCTATCAACTGCCAAAGCTGTTTCATCCTTACAACCATTTTAGATATGCTATAAGtatcatttgttttaattgccgttctgtcaaatattttgtatttaccaCCAGACACAAAAAGAGGGTGTTATGCGTGTCTGTGTTTCTGTTATATGTCTGTATATCGTAGTGCCCAAATTAAACAACGGACTTGTATATCGTTcacgttttaaattattcaatttataaatatttttttttaaatcttataatTTGTGTAGAGTCTTATtcgttattttgtttcttattaGATTACATTTCTAATTAAgctatttttaaacaacaaaCATTGCCGCTTTAGctagacataataatattttagaagtCAACGTGTGAAATCGaaaatgatttgtttgttGATCAGCCGGTGACCGACGTGCGTTTAAAAGAATTACTAATGTTATAGGCTGTTTTACATATTGCTTATTGTGCTGTCTCAAaaggtattattattagatacaaGTATATTTAAGTACGATTTTTGTACTCAGGTTgtgtttttgatattattcaAGAGTTTCTTCACATCAAACCGGTTATTTATCACTTTAATACtgctataaataatgtaattaaatgaattcattttgtcatataaataaaaatatggtaaaaaattatctataatgtCATAGAAAACacatcattgtttttttatgtttaatttgacGTCAAGACAATTTTACTTGGATGACATATTAATAACTGATATATCGATAgggcaactttgttttatgttgaTGTATTTAGATTCGAGATAAAATCGATGAATATTCGATGTTTTAGGTCTGCCAGGGTAATGCATTAAACATGTCACCTCTGAACTTTTTGTTTGCGGGTCAGTTTGTCTGTTTTCATGTGATCGTGTCTTTGATTGTATTCTGGGATGTTTCCTgggatttatttaaaaagaagcggtggtggtgtaatggttaagacgcccgcctgtggatcgaaaggtctcagtttcgtatcctactcgtgccatatgagtttgtataccaatctgactcatataccTATAGTAGTTTtgatagaccaccacttgcttccgatgaagtagaacagtttagttcaccagtgtgtgtgtatgcgactacctgccactagatggtggtaagtagttgtaaaagtcatgtcagatgtctttacgcgacttgaataaaatctgacaccagtgttagtaataacacactcgatatgatgatgattttaaaAGAAACTCTAAAGGTTTttaagatttggctgtgattttacgtcATTTCTTTGGCATTGCTGCAAGCCTAGCAATAGAATCGCAGTCCAATCGGGCCGTGTGAGAACTGAGTAGTTAATAGAGAAAAGTCTATACTTTTTCCTTTCGTCATATCTTTCTTTTATACAGGAAAGAGAAAagcgtataaaaaatactcgcTAAGAAACAGGACAGAGTGCTAATATCTTAAACAAATTCTGCCATTTTGTACGCAATGGCCGAAATTTGTATTacggttgagcttcgcgatggctgaacTATACGtagtgaacgggtgctgccattTGGAACTCGTCAGCTcgattctcatatatttttgtgtgattaaTCGTGTTTTTTTACACATCTTTGCTTCTTAtagctttttttaattatcgaatcacaatcataacatggctttgtatacttttttatacttactttgTTAACTACTGCTTtgagaaacaaaatatgtaagcgaccaacactgttcaaatgcgtttcgacatttcttctcagcagtggtcgttctgaaacgccagtagtttgtagctttttgagaaattactgtatgttataaaaattgacgtgaaaaagcgcctgtgaaggtttattttctgaataaatgatttggttTGATTTACGGTAGTCTCAATTGGtatgttttttagttttcctTGATGTTCAAAGAATATCCGTGATTTGAGTAATgagtgaaaattaaaaattaactgaGTAGGTATAAatcatttgaaaaaagaaacaattgaaagaaatatattatagttctAATTTTGacagattataaaaaatgctaACAACACTCGAAATCGatgatttttttctctcaAAATGTTACCAAGTTGTTACTGGCTGgttcaaagtttaaaaatgtattggcagttaagaaattaaatattaatatattaatttatacattctttttatgttttcaacattttgggaaatgttcataattattgtttgattgtatgttaattttgtaaattgtttggtttttttttttttgaaaattgaacgACGATAACTGACAAAGGTCATTTGTGCTAATAGGTTCatgtaaaaaagtttaacacatgaaaaatgtaaatacttacataagtaTTAATGAGtgcctaattttttttctatttctcttAAGATGCAATTTTAAGCATATATATGTTCTTccaagtaataatttttattttcgtcttgtcaatgtcaaagagttttatccagaaattagactttcgcaggcactttttcacgtcgagtttaaaattatatagtacttcgctcccgtgggaatttcgggataaaaattaccctatgtgttattccagattgtattctacccgtgtact
This Plodia interpunctella isolate USDA-ARS_2022_Savannah chromosome 27, ilPloInte3.2, whole genome shotgun sequence DNA region includes the following protein-coding sequences:
- the LOC128681555 gene encoding segmentation polarity homeobox protein engrailed-like gives rise to the protein MAFEDRCSPNQANSPGPISGRVPGPHGDNRNYSPPSQYTCTTIDQRFERSSPNMTIVKVQPNSPPPSPEQNANEMDYQNYYRPETPDVKPQIDERFDADKLRNQRAAPTAQIGFSISNILHPEFGLNAIRKTNKIEGPKPVGPNHSILYKPYDLSKQQNEYQKYSFDYLKSKEPSDFSRLPPLGGLRQTVSQIGEQKEKEVPKIVEAQKRPDSASSMVSSTSSGAPSTCGSTDTNSQMSQGNANLWPAWVYCTRYSDRPSSGPRSRRMKKKMSTEEKRPRTAFSAAQLARLKHEFTENRYLTERRRQALAAELGLAEAQIKIWFQNKRAKIKKASGQRNPLALQLMAQGLYNHSTATESDEEEEINVM